CCGTCCCCGGCGGGAAAAGCGGCCCGGCGGCCGCCGGAGCCTCCCTGCGTCCCCGGTACAAGTCGCTGAAAAAACGCATGAAGCGCGATTTCAAGGACATCGGGGCCGCCCTGGCCGCCGGGAGCGCCCCCCGGCCGGACACCCTGGCCGCCTTCGTGGCCGATTCCCGGCTCATGACCACCTACCGGGGCAAGGGCGACGACCAGTATCCGGCCTATCTGGAGGCGGTGGCCGCCTTGGAGGCCGCCCAGGCGGCCGACGACCTGGAGGCCATGTCCCGGGGCTACCGGGAACTGGCCCTGTGCAAAAAGAAATGCCATGCCGGACACGCCTGATATGGGCGAACACAAGGCGGTACCCATGGAAGCGGTAAAAAAAATCGGCGCGGCGGCCCGATGCGCGGACATTGATCTGCGGGAGGTGCCCGGCGAGGCCACCGAGGAAGAGCGGGCGGCGTTTTTCCAGGTGATCTCCACGCAGCTTTCCCCGGAGCAGATCATCCGGATCACCCAGCCGCAGCAGACCTATCCCCGCCAGGACTATGTCCTGGCCGTCCATTGGCATCCCGAACAGGTGCCCATGGAGCTTGTGGACCAGCGCCTGGACGCCCTCTACCCCCACAGCCAGGGGGAACTGGTCATCCCCACCCAGCACAACGTGCTCTTGCACCGGGGCGACTATTCCGGGGTGGAGGTGGACTGCTATTCCCGGGGGTTCAACCGCAAGGTGCAGCTCCTTTTGCATTTCAAGGACATCAAGATGGAGCGGGCCGAGGTGCTTTTATGCATGCTCAAGCACACCTTCAAGTACCGCTCCTCCCAGCTTTTCGAATATTTGAACACCCTGGTGGAACCGGCCTTCGAGGATCGCCTGCAACTGGCCGCGGCCCAGACCAACACCGACGAGGACATCGTGGGCTTCGTGCGCGTCCAGGCCCAGAAGCTCAAGGATCTGCTTCTGGAAAACGAGGAGCAGGTTCCCGACGACGCCATTAAAAACAAGCTGGTGCGCAACTTCTTCGACGCCCTGCGGCAACGCTACCACGACCGGGTCATCGACAAGGCCCAGGTTTTCCTCAAGGCGGCCAAGGAAATCGTCAAGCGCCACTTTTCCCTGGACTATTTCTACCGGGCCTCGGAGGTCATCGAGGAGGCCCGCAGCCTTGGCGCGGGCGTGGTCATCCCCCACCCGGAACAGTTCTGGCCCATCCTTCTGGCCGACTACGACGTGGACGGCATCGAGGTCTGGAATCCCCAGTCCCAGCAGTACACGGAGTTTCTCATCAACGTGGTCAACCGCCGCAACCGCATGGGCTGGCACGGCAAGCGGCCCATCCTGATTTTCATGGGCGACGACTGCCACTTAAGCGAAAAGCTGAAAGCGCCTTCGGAGCAGGATCCGGCCAAGGCCATCCGCGAGGTGGGGCTGCAACCCGCCTGGGACGACTACGCCATCCGCAAAAGCCTGATCATCAACGGCGTCAACCGCAAAAAGGTCATTGAGGAATATCGCTCCCGGCTGTCCTGACGGCCCACGGCGCGATGCCCACATGCCCGAGAAAGGTATCCCCATGTCCCAGAAAGGCAAATTCTCCTACGAATCCCTCCAGGATTCGCAGATCCTGCTCACCTACCTGAAGGCTTTGGTGCAGGGCTTCGAATCCGGGACCATGCGGTTTTCGGTCAAAGACGACGAGATCGAGCTGCATCCCACGGGGCTGATCCACTTCGGGGTGGAGGCCAAGGCCAAGCGGGACCGCATGAAGCTGATCCTCAAGTTCGCCTGGCGCGAGGGCGAGGACGACCCCCGGGCCGGACACGACGTGCTTCGCGTCGAGGCGGAGAAACCGTGATCCCGGCCCGTCGTTTTTGCCCACCCGCACCTGTGTCGCCAGCCACGCGAGAACCACAATGAAGTTTCTGGAAGGCATCGAAGAAAATCTGCGGTTCATGGTCCTTGAGGTCTCCCGCCAGGTGGAGAGCACCCTCAACTGCCTGGAAGACCCGGACCCCGCCCTCATCGCCAAGATCGAGAGCCGCGACGACTACATCGACAACTTAAAAAGCGTCATCGAAAACCTGTGTTATTCCAAGATCCACGGCCCAAGCGGGGCCTACAAGCCCGCCGTGGACCTGGCCCGGGCCATCAACATCGTCAGCGCCAACCTGGAACGGGTGGCCGACCACGCCGTGAACATCGTCATGCAGGTCCAATACCTGTCCGACGCGGCCTTCATCAAACGCTACGACTATCTGGC
Above is a genomic segment from Desulfolutivibrio sulfodismutans DSM 3696 containing:
- a CDS encoding GAK system XXXCH domain-containing protein, with protein sequence MALPIKPKLEKTLPRDELADFLRQLAAQAQSGALDFPGGSVPLAGMKTLKIAVKDSGEALTVKVRLKYPKPEPAHALPGGSGETPVPGGKSGPAAAGASLRPRYKSLKKRMKRDFKDIGAALAAGSAPRPDTLAAFVADSRLMTTYRGKGDDQYPAYLEAVAALEAAQAADDLEAMSRGYRELALCKKKCHAGHA
- a CDS encoding amphi-Trp domain-containing protein; this translates as MSQKGKFSYESLQDSQILLTYLKALVQGFESGTMRFSVKDDEIELHPTGLIHFGVEAKAKRDRMKLILKFAWREGEDDPRAGHDVLRVEAEKP